DNA sequence from the Patescibacteria group bacterium genome:
AAGCGGAAAAAAATCCACAGCGGAAGGCATTGTGTATTTTGTTCTTGGAAAAATAGGCGAGGACAAAAAAGAGGCGCTAAAAGTTTTTGAAGACGCGGTTAGGAATGTTATGCCCAAAATGGAAGTTAGAAGCAGAAGGGTAGGTGGAGCGACATACCAAATTCCGACCCCATTAAAACACGATCGAAGCGAAGCTTTGGCTATACGATGGATAATAGAAATTTGCCGAAAAAGAAAAGGCAAACCGATGGGGGATAAATTATATGAGGAGATAGTGGCGGCTTCTAAAAATCAA
Encoded proteins:
- the rpsG gene encoding 30S ribosomal protein S7 — its product is MPRHKKIQKKILEPDPLYKSRVVSRFINRIMLSGKKSTAEGIVYFVLGKIGEDKKEALKVFEDAVRNVMPKMEVRSRRVGGATYQIPTPLKHDRSEALAIRWIIEICRKRKGKPMGDKLYEEIVAASKNQGEAIKKREDTHKMADANRAFAHFKW